The bacterium genome includes a region encoding these proteins:
- a CDS encoding PilT/PilU family type 4a pilus ATPase, whose product MEIEELLKKMAFSNASDLYIKVGRPPVMRVDGKLYPMKATALKQEDVQSIAKKLMSEEQLAQFERTWEMDLAYGLSGVGRFRINVFRQRGTMGMVLRLVRRPTLTFEELTLPPVVQELAELPRGLVLVTGTTGSGKSTCLAAMLNHINNTRKCHIMTIEDPIEFVHEDNLSIINQREIGLDTISFAEALRHVLRQSPDVIMIGEMRDLETISTAISAAETGHLVFSTLHTIDATTTIERIINYFPAYLQQQIRLELALCLRGVISLRLLPRASGVGRVPAVEVMVVTPTIKKLLLEGKTTELATYIEQGEYYGMQTFNQSLLKLYRKNLITYEEAIANATSPEEFKQSVEGIVTGVKAKSVHDMY is encoded by the coding sequence ATGGAAATCGAAGAATTACTTAAGAAAATGGCGTTTTCGAATGCGTCCGATTTGTATATTAAAGTCGGTCGACCGCCGGTGATGCGCGTTGATGGAAAACTCTATCCGATGAAAGCTACTGCGTTAAAACAGGAAGATGTGCAAAGTATCGCTAAAAAGTTAATGAGCGAAGAACAGCTAGCACAGTTTGAACGAACCTGGGAAATGGATTTAGCCTATGGGTTAAGTGGAGTAGGTCGGTTTCGGATAAATGTTTTCCGTCAGCGCGGAACCATGGGCATGGTGCTACGATTAGTTCGACGACCGACGTTAACGTTTGAAGAATTAACCCTACCGCCGGTCGTGCAAGAATTAGCGGAATTACCGCGTGGATTGGTTTTGGTAACTGGAACAACCGGCAGCGGGAAATCCACCTGTTTAGCGGCAATGTTGAATCATATCAATAATACTCGGAAATGTCATATTATGACTATTGAAGACCCGATTGAATTTGTCCATGAAGATAATCTGAGTATCATCAATCAGCGGGAAATCGGGTTGGATACCATTTCATTTGCGGAAGCGTTACGGCATGTACTTCGGCAGAGTCCGGATGTGATTATGATCGGAGAAATGCGGGATTTAGAGACCATTTCAACGGCGATATCCGCTGCGGAAACCGGTCATTTAGTTTTTTCAACGTTGCATACTATAGACGCTACAACTACTATCGAACGGATTATCAATTATTTCCCGGCATATTTGCAGCAGCAGATTCGGTTAGAATTAGCGTTGTGTTTGCGTGGTGTCATCTCGTTGCGTCTATTACCGAGAGCGAGTGGTGTCGGTCGAGTTCCTGCAGTTGAGGTTATGGTAGTTACGCCGACGATTAAAAAACTGCTTTTAGAAGGGAAAACTACCGAACTTGCGACGTATATTGAACAAGGGGAATACTATGGCATGCAGACTTTCAATCAATCGCTTTTGAAACTTTATCGTAAGAATCTTATAACCTATGAAGAAGCAATTGCTAATGCGACGAGTCCGGAAGAATTTAAACAGAGTGTTGAAGGTATCGTTACTGGCGTGAAAGCGAAATCTGTCCATGATATGTATTAA
- a CDS encoding alanine--glyoxylate aminotransferase family protein, translating into MKKRYLLTPGPVEVPPKVLLAMAQPMIHHRAPDYIPLFREVNEGLKYVFQTKNQVYTFASSGTGAMEAAVVNILSPGDNVITVQGGKFGERWTEIARAYGANPIVIDVPWGEAVSAEVIDQKLKEHPDVKAVYITLCETCTGVVTDAQAIGAVVKNYPAVLVVDAISALGSIPCKTDEWNLDIVVAGSQKALMIPPGLAFCSVSEKAWQLVETAKMPKFYWSFKAAKKNLEKDQTAFTPAISLIVGLKESLAMIKEEGLENVWARHHRLASAMRAGVVALGLELYAKVPADTVTAIKVPQGIDGKAWVKLLRDKYGLTVAGGQSQLEGKIIRIAQMGYSDTFDVTIALSALELSLSDLGFPVKLGEGIKAAESVLLQK; encoded by the coding sequence ATGAAAAAGAGATATTTATTAACTCCTGGTCCGGTAGAAGTCCCGCCGAAAGTTTTACTCGCGATGGCACAACCGATGATTCACCATCGTGCGCCGGATTACATCCCGTTATTTCGTGAAGTGAATGAAGGATTAAAATATGTGTTTCAGACCAAGAATCAGGTATATACGTTTGCGTCATCTGGAACCGGTGCAATGGAAGCGGCAGTAGTCAACATTCTTTCACCTGGGGATAACGTTATCACGGTACAAGGCGGTAAATTCGGTGAACGATGGACTGAGATAGCTCGCGCATACGGTGCAAATCCGATTGTCATTGATGTCCCTTGGGGAGAAGCGGTATCCGCTGAAGTGATTGACCAGAAGCTGAAAGAGCATCCAGACGTTAAAGCGGTATATATAACATTATGTGAGACCTGTACTGGCGTGGTAACTGATGCGCAAGCTATTGGCGCGGTAGTAAAAAACTATCCGGCAGTATTAGTGGTTGATGCGATTAGCGCGCTCGGTTCAATTCCCTGCAAAACTGATGAATGGAATTTGGATATAGTCGTTGCCGGGTCACAAAAAGCGCTGATGATTCCGCCGGGATTAGCGTTTTGTTCCGTGAGTGAAAAAGCGTGGCAACTCGTTGAAACAGCGAAAATGCCGAAATTCTACTGGTCATTTAAAGCGGCGAAGAAAAATCTGGAAAAAGACCAGACTGCGTTTACGCCTGCGATATCACTGATTGTTGGACTTAAAGAGTCGTTAGCGATGATTAAAGAAGAAGGGCTCGAAAATGTTTGGGCGCGACATCATCGGCTAGCGAGTGCAATGCGGGCAGGCGTGGTTGCGTTAGGGTTGGAACTATATGCAAAAGTTCCTGCGGATACGGTTACGGCAATTAAGGTTCCGCAAGGGATTGATGGGAAAGCGTGGGTTAAGTTATTACGAGATAAATACGGTTTAACCGTAGCTGGTGGTCAATCGCAACTTGAAGGGAAAATTATACGGATTGCGCAAATGGGATATTCGGATACGTTCGATGTTACCATTGCGTTATCTGCATTAGAATTATCGTTAAGCGATTTAGGGTTCCCGGTTAAACTCGGTGAAGGAATTAAAGCTGCTGAATCTGTTCTATTACAAAAATAG
- a CDS encoding HAMP domain-containing histidine kinase — MKRIVRFIQTLRNYSVILFATLGLILAIGAVLYYLEVTFQREKNSLIVSNPNRYFADLRQTYTTQLTELSIQVLTQGNSQNYLEFKKLVEQIVANPESIIYGIELFTNNNTVKFSYEDKAKFRRMNNRNNCLISRSFSHLTQISISVGDKEYGRLVAYYTSPINSPEIEQLTRRYVHYALLIPICLIGLYGLIMRWFLLPVKRVVDHLSIPDLETIEVIRKPKTLIEHVYNRMARNTKLLTVNLKIAELVASQPNLTIEETIAQICNIVEQQMKYDRVSLLLLDKQTHQLEVYHVKEKIPLDTPLYKRLVELGQTNRAMILHRSEESANVLLDYFQTQSLVLCPVSTKEDSIELLAVSSSQKYSAFTEQDKEIVTFIAQQMSLALQKKEYQRRLIDQEKNQVSINLARNLGHDLTNVIAATRWDLNTLQSLIEQFDPNALPPNQKTLFIDAIQGLKNNTEFLQEIVDIYRAFAYLKKPKYELVDLNQLLLGMVDLFRLSTAGKIEFLLELDNELPQIELEPRLFKLAIFNLITNALEAIKLASISQPLNGTVTLQTTINKENGRITILIKDNGWGIRDERGNLIPEEQTKRLFNYGYSTKDKDAAGGLGLAWVQTIISEFHGGKISARNNPTGGATFCIELPSHEP, encoded by the coding sequence GTGAAACGAATCGTTCGATTTATTCAAACACTCCGAAATTATTCTGTTATCCTATTTGCTACGCTAGGGTTAATCTTAGCTATTGGTGCAGTATTATATTATCTCGAAGTAACCTTTCAACGGGAAAAAAATAGTCTGATTGTGAGTAATCCGAATCGGTATTTTGCCGACCTGCGGCAGACTTATACCACCCAACTTACCGAATTATCTATCCAGGTGTTAACGCAAGGCAACTCACAAAATTATTTGGAATTCAAGAAACTGGTTGAACAAATCGTAGCGAATCCAGAAAGTATCATTTATGGGATTGAACTGTTTACCAATAATAATACGGTTAAATTTAGTTATGAAGATAAAGCGAAGTTCCGCCGGATGAATAATCGGAATAATTGCCTGATTTCCCGTTCTTTTTCGCATTTAACCCAGATTAGTATTAGTGTTGGCGATAAGGAATATGGCCGATTAGTTGCATATTATACATCGCCAATCAATTCACCGGAAATAGAGCAATTAACCCGTCGGTATGTTCACTATGCGCTATTGATCCCGATATGTTTAATCGGGCTCTATGGATTAATCATGCGCTGGTTTCTCCTGCCGGTTAAACGCGTGGTTGACCATTTATCGATTCCAGACCTTGAAACAATCGAAGTTATTCGGAAGCCGAAAACGTTGATTGAACATGTATATAATCGGATGGCACGAAATACCAAACTGTTAACCGTAAACTTAAAAATAGCGGAATTAGTAGCATCCCAACCGAATTTGACTATTGAAGAAACGATTGCGCAAATATGTAACATCGTCGAACAACAGATGAAATATGACCGGGTGTCACTGCTGCTTCTGGATAAGCAAACGCACCAACTTGAAGTATATCATGTAAAAGAAAAAATTCCGCTCGATACGCCATTATATAAACGTTTAGTAGAATTGGGACAAACGAATCGTGCGATGATACTCCATCGTTCGGAAGAATCGGCAAACGTGCTGCTGGATTATTTTCAGACGCAATCTTTAGTCCTCTGTCCCGTGAGTACAAAAGAGGATAGTATCGAATTACTCGCAGTCAGCTCGTCCCAGAAATATAGCGCGTTTACCGAACAAGATAAGGAAATTGTTACGTTTATTGCTCAGCAAATGAGTTTGGCGTTGCAAAAGAAAGAATATCAACGCCGATTGATTGACCAAGAGAAAAATCAGGTGAGTATCAATCTCGCCCGGAATTTAGGGCACGATTTAACCAATGTCATTGCAGCAACCCGCTGGGATTTAAATACCTTACAATCGTTAATCGAACAATTTGACCCGAACGCATTACCGCCGAACCAAAAAACATTGTTTATTGATGCGATTCAAGGATTGAAAAATAATACCGAATTCCTGCAAGAAATAGTTGATATCTATCGCGCATTTGCGTATTTGAAAAAACCGAAATATGAACTGGTTGACCTGAATCAACTTTTACTGGGTATGGTAGATTTGTTTCGATTATCTACTGCCGGGAAAATAGAGTTTTTACTTGAGCTGGATAACGAGCTCCCACAAATCGAACTAGAACCACGCTTATTCAAATTAGCAATCTTTAATCTCATAACCAATGCTTTGGAAGCGATTAAACTGGCGAGTATTTCCCAACCGTTGAATGGAACTGTAACCTTACAAACAACCATCAATAAAGAAAATGGTCGGATAACGATTCTCATCAAAGATAACGGTTGGGGTATTCGCGATGAACGCGGTAATCTCATTCCTGAAGAGCAAACTAAACGGTTATTCAATTATGGTTATTCAACGAAAGATAAAGATGCCGCTGGTGGGTTGGGATTGGCGTGGGTGCAGACAATTATCAGTGAATTCCACGGCGGTAAAATTAGTGCGCGGAATAATCCTACTGGTGGCGCAACGTTCTGTATAGAATTACCGAGTCATGAACCCTGA
- a CDS encoding adenylosuccinate synthase, with the protein MSAIILVGAQWGDEGKGKIIDILSEQADLVVRYQGGANAGHTVVIDDQMFVLHLVPSGILHPGKKCLIGNGVVIDPVVLVKEIDDLTARGLTFENNFYISENAHLILPYHRILDQLRESMKTMRKIGTTGRGIGPAYADKMARVGIRIADYIDPEQFKSVLEIQLAEKNYLLQRVYNHPGFKLDDILSEYLPLADRIRPYVVDGSLIVEQALNNHEHILFEGAQGTMLDVDFGTYPYVTSSSPIAGGACIGVGIGPTKINHVIGVAKAYCTRVGEGPFPTEFPPDIDEKMRLRGKEYGATTGRPRRCGWFDAVAVRKAVRINGIESLAITKLDVLDETDVIKVCVGYKVNGNILSEFPYSLKVLERCEPVYQELPGWNQPTNGITDYEQLPANAKKYLHWLEEYLNVPIAILSVGARRDQTMILRNIF; encoded by the coding sequence GTGTCTGCAATTATCTTAGTTGGCGCACAATGGGGCGACGAAGGTAAAGGAAAAATTATCGATATATTAAGTGAACAAGCGGATTTGGTTGTTCGCTATCAAGGTGGAGCGAATGCCGGGCATACCGTGGTAATTGATGACCAGATGTTCGTTCTCCATTTAGTACCCTCGGGGATACTGCATCCTGGGAAAAAATGTTTAATCGGGAACGGAGTGGTTATCGATCCGGTCGTGTTAGTTAAAGAAATTGATGATCTAACCGCGCGGGGATTAACTTTTGAAAACAACTTCTATATCAGCGAGAATGCGCATCTGATACTCCCCTATCATCGGATACTCGACCAGCTCCGTGAATCGATGAAAACCATGCGGAAAATCGGGACGACCGGTCGTGGGATCGGACCGGCGTATGCGGATAAAATGGCACGGGTTGGTATCCGAATTGCCGATTATATTGACCCGGAACAATTCAAGTCGGTGCTTGAAATCCAGCTTGCGGAAAAAAATTATCTCTTGCAACGGGTATATAACCATCCTGGATTTAAACTCGATGACATTCTCAGCGAATATCTCCCGTTAGCGGATCGGATTCGACCGTATGTTGTTGACGGGTCACTTATCGTCGAACAAGCGCTTAATAATCATGAGCATATCTTATTCGAAGGCGCTCAAGGAACGATGCTCGATGTAGATTTCGGCACGTATCCGTATGTCACTTCATCCAGTCCGATTGCTGGCGGTGCGTGTATCGGTGTCGGGATAGGTCCGACGAAAATCAACCATGTTATCGGCGTAGCGAAAGCATACTGTACCCGAGTCGGGGAAGGACCATTTCCGACGGAATTCCCGCCGGATATAGACGAAAAAATGCGGTTACGTGGGAAAGAATACGGCGCGACTACTGGCAGACCGCGCCGTTGCGGTTGGTTTGATGCTGTTGCAGTGCGTAAAGCGGTGCGGATAAATGGTATTGAAAGTTTAGCGATAACCAAACTCGATGTTCTCGATGAAACGGACGTGATTAAAGTGTGCGTTGGCTATAAAGTTAACGGGAACATTTTATCCGAATTTCCGTATAGTCTAAAAGTATTAGAACGTTGCGAACCGGTATATCAGGAATTACCAGGCTGGAACCAGCCGACGAATGGAATCACCGATTACGAACAATTACCAGCAAATGCGAAGAAATATCTCCATTGGCTTGAAGAGTATCTTAATGTGCCGATAGCTATCCTATCCGTTGGCGCTCGCCGAGACCAAACAATGATTTTACGGAATATCTTTTAA
- a CDS encoding sugar phosphate nucleotidyltransferase — MKAIIPVAGAGTRLKPHTHTVPKALIYVAGKPILGHILDELESLGVTEIIFIIGYLGEMITEYVDATYRFKSYYVRQEELKGLGHAIHLARYYVKDEPILIILGDTIFKADLHSVLNGEYSAIGVKNVRDPHRFGIVEMKNGFISRLVEKPDEPKTDLAIVGIYYIKNSNLLFKCLDELITNDIRTKGEYQLTDALQMMIERDEKIKTFLIDGWYDCGKPETLLETNRYILEQIHHEVSVEGSIIIPPVFIADTVTIENSIIGPYVSIADNSFISNSVIKNSIINKNAVVKNILLAESVVGDKASVNGKFNKLNVGDSSEVDFS; from the coding sequence ATGAAAGCAATTATTCCTGTTGCCGGGGCAGGAACCCGGTTGAAACCACATACTCATACCGTTCCGAAAGCGTTGATTTATGTTGCTGGCAAACCGATTCTTGGCCATATATTAGATGAATTAGAATCGTTAGGGGTAACCGAAATCATTTTCATTATCGGGTATCTCGGTGAAATGATCACCGAATACGTTGATGCAACCTATCGGTTTAAATCCTATTATGTCCGTCAAGAAGAATTGAAAGGATTAGGCCATGCAATTCATCTCGCACGATATTATGTGAAAGATGAACCGATCTTGATTATTCTTGGTGATACCATATTCAAAGCGGATTTACACTCTGTGCTGAATGGAGAATATAGCGCTATCGGCGTTAAGAATGTCCGCGACCCGCATCGGTTCGGAATCGTTGAAATGAAAAATGGGTTTATTTCCCGACTGGTTGAGAAACCGGATGAACCGAAAACCGATTTAGCTATCGTCGGGATTTATTACATCAAAAATAGCAATTTGTTGTTTAAATGTCTGGATGAATTGATTACGAACGATATTCGAACGAAAGGGGAATATCAATTAACCGATGCGCTCCAGATGATGATTGAACGAGATGAAAAAATCAAAACCTTTTTAATTGACGGCTGGTATGATTGCGGGAAACCAGAAACGTTGCTGGAAACCAATCGGTATATTCTGGAACAAATCCACCATGAAGTTTCGGTTGAAGGGTCAATCATTATCCCGCCAGTATTCATTGCTGATACCGTTACCATAGAGAATTCAATTATCGGTCCCTATGTATCTATAGCGGATAATTCGTTTATCAGCAATTCGGTGATCAAAAACAGTATCATCAATAAAAATGCGGTGGTTAAAAATATTTTACTCGCAGAATCAGTCGTCGGCGATAAAGCGAGTGTAAATGGCAAATTTAATAAACTGAATGTTGGAGATTCTTCAGAAGTTGATTTTAGTTAA
- the serA gene encoding phosphoglycerate dehydrogenase, protein MKILVSDPLSEKGLEILKSEPGIEVDVKPKMSKEELLACIGNYDALVVRSETKVTKEVIEAGKNLKLIGRAGVGLDNVDVEAASKRGIIVMNTPGGNTISTAEQTMALLLSLSRNIPQAVASLKAKKWDRKKYTGVEVNGKTLGILGLGRIGAEVAKRAQAFGMKVIANDPFIAPERAQQLGVELVKKSDLIKRADYITVHTPLTAETKSLIGPEEFEYMKDGVRIINCARGGIIDEKALYENLKSGKVAGAALDVYEEEPPFNSPLLELENCITTPHLGASTEEAQVNVAIEIAQQVIDALKGRTVRNAINVPAIEPEVLALVQPYLTLGEKLGSLQAQLTEGRIQELRVHFGGEVCKCNVSPITTAVLKGMLDPILNETVNYVNAPFLAKERGIKVIESKSSEAEDFATLVAVTVKTESKESTVVGTLFGKNDPRIVRFDGFHVEMVPFGYIVIITNEDMPGVLGSVGVMLGKHNINIAGLTLGRKEKGGLAFTGLNVDESVPDNVLNEIRKLPHIISARLVKL, encoded by the coding sequence ATGAAAATATTAGTGAGCGACCCATTATCAGAAAAAGGATTAGAGATTCTTAAATCAGAACCTGGGATAGAAGTAGATGTGAAACCTAAAATGTCGAAAGAAGAATTGCTCGCCTGTATAGGGAACTACGATGCGCTGGTAGTCCGTAGTGAAACGAAAGTTACGAAAGAGGTTATTGAAGCGGGTAAAAATCTTAAACTAATCGGCCGGGCGGGAGTCGGACTCGATAATGTTGATGTAGAAGCGGCATCAAAACGTGGGATAATTGTTATGAACACGCCGGGCGGGAACACCATTTCGACTGCAGAACAAACCATGGCGTTATTATTATCCTTATCGCGGAATATCCCGCAAGCGGTTGCTTCGCTGAAAGCGAAAAAATGGGATCGGAAAAAATATACCGGCGTTGAAGTGAATGGGAAAACGTTAGGTATCCTTGGTCTCGGTCGTATCGGCGCTGAAGTCGCAAAACGAGCGCAAGCGTTCGGAATGAAAGTTATCGCGAATGACCCATTTATCGCACCGGAACGAGCGCAACAACTCGGGGTTGAACTAGTTAAAAAAAGTGATTTAATTAAACGGGCGGACTATATCACGGTTCACACGCCACTCACTGCAGAAACCAAATCATTAATCGGTCCGGAAGAGTTTGAATATATGAAAGATGGGGTACGGATAATCAATTGCGCACGAGGCGGAATTATTGATGAAAAAGCGTTGTATGAAAATCTGAAATCCGGGAAAGTTGCGGGAGCTGCACTTGATGTGTATGAAGAAGAACCGCCGTTCAACAGTCCGCTACTGGAATTAGAAAATTGTATTACAACACCGCATCTCGGCGCTTCAACTGAAGAAGCGCAAGTCAATGTTGCAATTGAAATCGCCCAGCAGGTAATAGATGCGTTGAAAGGGCGAACGGTTCGCAATGCGATCAATGTTCCGGCAATAGAACCGGAAGTATTAGCGTTAGTCCAGCCGTATCTGACGTTAGGCGAAAAACTCGGGAGTTTGCAAGCGCAACTTACTGAAGGGCGAATTCAGGAACTTCGGGTTCATTTCGGCGGTGAGGTATGTAAATGCAATGTTTCCCCGATAACCACCGCTGTGCTCAAAGGAATGCTCGATCCGATTCTCAATGAAACAGTGAATTATGTTAATGCACCGTTCCTCGCAAAAGAACGCGGAATTAAAGTTATCGAAAGTAAAAGCAGTGAAGCGGAAGATTTCGCGACGTTAGTTGCGGTAACCGTTAAAACGGAATCGAAAGAAAGCACCGTGGTAGGAACATTATTCGGGAAAAATGACCCGCGTATCGTTCGTTTTGACGGATTTCATGTTGAAATGGTTCCGTTCGGATACATTGTGATTATTACGAACGAAGATATGCCAGGTGTTCTCGGGAGTGTTGGGGTTATGTTAGGGAAACATAACATTAACATTGCCGGATTAACCCTCGGTCGGAAAGAAAAAGGTGGTTTAGCGTTCACCGGATTAAATGTCGATGAGTCTGTTCCGGATAATGTGCTGAACGAAATCCGGAAACTACCGCATATCATTAGTGCGCGATTGGTTAAACTATAA
- a CDS encoding N-acetyltransferase — translation MKLRKAKIQDVTQIQELINHFAALDEMLPRSQSELYENLRDFFVVEHNGKIVACGALHITWKDLAELKSLAVSSAYQNQGLGKQLVTACLTEAKKLGVYRVFALTYKPKFFMKLGFRKIDRSLLPHKIWTECIKCVKFPDCKEVPLIIDLTKKKIKT, via the coding sequence TTGAAATTACGAAAAGCAAAAATCCAAGACGTAACCCAAATCCAAGAATTAATCAATCATTTCGCGGCGTTAGATGAAATGTTACCACGGTCGCAGAGTGAACTGTATGAAAATCTGCGAGATTTTTTTGTGGTTGAACATAACGGGAAAATTGTTGCCTGCGGTGCTTTACATATTACCTGGAAGGATTTAGCGGAACTAAAATCACTTGCGGTATCGAGTGCGTATCAGAATCAAGGTTTAGGAAAACAACTGGTTACCGCCTGTTTAACCGAAGCGAAAAAACTCGGTGTCTATCGAGTTTTTGCATTAACCTATAAACCGAAATTTTTTATGAAACTCGGTTTCAGAAAAATTGACCGTTCATTATTGCCGCATAAAATCTGGACTGAATGTATTAAATGCGTTAAATTCCCTGATTGTAAGGAAGTACCACTGATTATTGACTTAACGAAAAAGAAAATCAAGACATAG
- a CDS encoding type IV pilus twitching motility protein PilT: MSELKIETLLNLAIEKNASDLLLTAGAPPILRIHGELVPTDFGILTPGDTARLINSMLSIEQQEKVKLKKELDFSLGFHQENRFRVNVYYQRGSLSCAIRAIPSRIPSFAELGLPKVIASLALRHQGLILITGPTGHGKTTTLAAIIDYINNHRRCHVIAIEDPIEYVHHHKKSIVDQREVNTDTESFAGALKYVLRQDPDVILIGEMRDLETISAALTAAETGHLVLATLHTNNAPQSIDRIIDVFPPHQQPQVRTQLAATLLAVVAQQLLIRADKKGRVLAVEIMINTPAIGSLIRENKTHQLHSQMETSMRDGMITMDRALKELYLQEKISFETALLHARVPAEIERLRTNESNTAEIRTIR; encoded by the coding sequence ATGAGTGAATTGAAAATAGAGACGTTATTAAATTTAGCGATTGAAAAGAACGCTTCTGATTTATTACTCACCGCAGGTGCACCGCCGATACTACGAATCCATGGCGAATTAGTTCCGACAGATTTTGGTATCCTAACCCCAGGAGATACTGCACGGTTAATCAATAGTATGTTGAGTATCGAACAGCAAGAGAAAGTCAAACTGAAGAAAGAGTTAGATTTCTCGTTAGGATTCCATCAGGAGAATCGGTTCCGGGTCAATGTATATTACCAGCGCGGGTCGTTATCCTGTGCAATACGCGCTATCCCATCGCGTATCCCGTCATTTGCTGAATTAGGTTTACCCAAGGTGATTGCATCGTTAGCGTTACGACATCAAGGATTGATTCTGATCACGGGACCGACTGGACATGGGAAAACTACAACGTTAGCCGCAATTATTGATTATATCAACAACCATCGCCGATGCCATGTTATTGCGATTGAAGACCCGATTGAATATGTCCATCATCATAAGAAAAGTATTGTTGACCAGCGTGAGGTTAATACCGATACCGAATCGTTTGCTGGCGCGTTAAAATATGTGTTGCGACAAGATCCTGACGTTATCCTGATAGGTGAAATGCGAGATTTAGAAACGATTTCTGCAGCATTAACCGCAGCGGAAACCGGGCATCTCGTGTTAGCAACGTTACATACGAATAACGCACCGCAATCGATCGATCGAATCATCGATGTTTTTCCGCCACATCAGCAACCGCAGGTGCGGACTCAATTAGCGGCGACATTGTTAGCGGTAGTTGCACAACAGCTATTAATTCGTGCGGATAAAAAAGGGCGGGTGCTAGCGGTAGAAATCATGATTAACACGCCTGCTATCGGGAGTCTTATCCGTGAGAATAAAACGCATCAGCTCCATAGCCAGATGGAGACTTCGATGCGCGATGGAATGATTACGATGGATCGAGCGCTCAAAGAGTTATATTTACAAGAAAAAATATCGTTTGAAACCGCGTTACTCCATGCCCGTGTCCCTGCGGAAATAGAACGATTACGAACGAATGAATCGAATACTGCGGAAATCAGAACTATCCGGTGA
- a CDS encoding DUF4911 domain-containing protein: MNTITIRCQINPREIGYLNNIFEGYPGFAVVRTDDAKLGLIQLWVSPDFYPEVIEILHDLSNSLYLKIIDIVS; encoded by the coding sequence ATGAATACCATTACTATCCGATGTCAGATTAACCCTCGGGAGATTGGATATCTGAACAATATTTTCGAGGGATATCCTGGGTTTGCTGTGGTTCGAACGGATGATGCGAAATTAGGGTTGATTCAGCTTTGGGTTTCGCCGGATTTTTATCCTGAAGTTATTGAAATTTTACACGATTTATCGAACTCATTGTATTTAAAAATAATCGACATTGTATCGTAG